One Triplophysa dalaica isolate WHDGS20190420 chromosome 11, ASM1584641v1, whole genome shotgun sequence genomic window carries:
- the LOC130431473 gene encoding exportin-5: protein MSEAVRAMCDELTKAVNVMMDAESSQRYRLEALKFIEEFKEKCPFCVECGLQLADKSQTAVVRHFGLQILEHVVKFQWNNMSLEEKVQLKNCTMELLSHGMQPVLEEECYVKDALSRIVVEMVKREWPQHWPDMLKEMEALTAMGDAQTELVMLILLRLAEDVITFQTLPIQRRRDIQHTLTQNMDSIFTFLLGVLQLHVNEYKKLKSIVGQELRMKAHCRVGVATLNTLAGYIDWVALCHITNENCRLLEILCLLLSEPELQLEAAECLLIAISRKGKLEERQPLMVLFDEAAMNYILSAARSADGEATCNQSSNGIVERRYTFLKRLCQVLCALCGQLCSLVGSDVEVPVPVNLNKFMEALLSFTTHPSQFLRSSIQITWCSLFRHEVLSKDPVVGQMAIKYLEVARINLVKTGFPSKNDSQGCDFSRMDFDSDEDFNSYFNSFRAQQGQAVRLACNIAPFEAFQIAREWLKHQISTPIDTGSTTSKTGEGLCSALSPSAVQWEAMTFFIECVFGQLFKMPEKEKQPVDGSMELLRAIVNYETRDPLILSCLLTNISTLFPFVKHQPHFLPQVLCKIFPSITFELEESKVPWTRAVKNVRRHACSSIVRMCRDFSELMLPCFDLMYEHVKRLFSDELLLTQMEKCALIEALILISNQFNDYNKQKAFLVELMAPVTAQWLSGEMKRVLWDPAAFLAYVGADQVNCESGTEDQTGINRARISFCVYTIMAVVKRARWPADPEAAKRGNFLVGYTTDGAPIYRNPCAETLCPLLPNLLALIRTLSSLFLPENLARLSNTFTNVYDIMDVEKNFVLGVVQPVLDAYDTPVYRTVVERMQGFFSSLYDSCYQILGNAGSCLEQDFYAIEGLVEQIVGSAFIHLDSLPDHRLRSLLRLFVKQLAISCPHEYYDSLLCLLLGPLFRHLLQRLNFQWPLVNQRTSNLCGQVEDDTYEENQVTREMVEEQMLRLLTREVMDLLSVTCIARRFPDSFGKKEEEEGHEEMMLMDSSHGNQMNAAQASDELSELGKKLLQCEDIYMTLLTISFNSLSWRDTVNCQRTASMLCWPLLRQVVDGNLLPEAVTWLFTSVLKGLQMHGQHEGCNAALTQLSWLIYETLRPRYIELRSVMNQIPDIHIDALEQFDQKNIQPTGSKAAEKKRKDHFKRLIAGTVGKPLGQQFRKYVHIRNLPSLFKKPKPTQDILENTNAAGLIGLFNPECDNC from the exons ATGTCCGAAGCGGTGCGTGCGATGTGTGACGAGCTTACAAAAGCTGTTAATGTGATGATGGATGCAGAATCCAGCCAAAGATACCGCCTGGAGGCCCTTAAG tttattgAAGAGTTCAAGGAGAAATGTCCCTTCTGTGTTGAGTGTGGTCTCCAGTTAGCGGACAAATCACAGACTGCAGTGGTCAGACACTTTGGCTTGCAGATACTGGAACATGTGGTCAA GTTTCAGTGGAATAACATGTCACTGGAGGAGAAAGTCCAACTGAAAAACTGCACAATGGAGCTGTTATCACAT GGTATGCAGCCGGTTCTGGAAGAGGAATGTTATGTTAAGGATGCCCTGTCACGCATAGTAGTTGAAATGGTCAAGAGAGAGTGGCCGCAGCACTGGCCTGACATGCTTAAGGAGATGGAGGCGCTTACTGCTATGGGG GATGCTCAGACAGAACTTGTGATGCTTATTCTGTTACGGTTAGCTGAGGATGTGATCACATTTCAAACATTACCCATTCAAAGACGGCGAGATATCCAGCACACCCTTACACAGAATATGGACAGCATCTTCACCTTTCTGCTCGGTGTACTGCAGCTCCATGTGAACGAGTACAAGAAACTG AAAAGCATCGTTGGTCAAGAGTTAAGG ATGAAAGCTCACTGTCGTGTGGGTGTGGCTACTCTTAATACTCTGGCGGGCTACATTGACTGGGTTGCTCTATGTCACATCACTAATGAGAACTGCCGTCTTCTGGAGATTCTGTGCCTTCTGCTGAGTGAACCTGAGCTACAGTTGGAAGCTGCAGAGTGTCTTCTCATTGCCATTAGTAGAAAG GGAAAGTTAGAGGAACGGCAGCCTCTTATGGTGCTATTTGATGAAGCTGCCATGAATTATATCCTTTCTGCTGCACG GTCTGCAGATGGGGAAGCTACATGCAACCA ATCATCAAATGGCATCGTTGAAAGAAGatacacatttttgaaaagGCTGTGTCAAGTTCTCTGTGCCCTTTGTGGCCAACTCTGCTCACTCGTG GGTTCAGATGTTGAAGTGCCGGTTCCTGTTAACCTGAATAAGTTTATGGAAGCACTTCTGTCCTTCACTACCCATCCCAGCCAG TTTTTGAGGTCTTCTATTCAAATCACATGGTGTAGCCTATTCCGACATGAGGTTTTATCAAAGGATCCTGTAGTTGGCCAAATGGCCATCAAATATTTAGAAGTGGCAAGGATTAATCTTGTTAAG ACTGGATTTCCCTCAAAAAATGATAGTCAAGGCTGCGATTTCTCCAGGATGGACTTTGATAGTGATGAAGATTTTAACTCCTACTTTAATT CTTTCAGGGCTCAGCAGGGTCAAGCAGTTCGCCTGGCTTGCAACATTGCCCCTTTTGAAGCCTTTCAGATTGCTAGAGAATGGCTCAAGCATCAGATAAGCACACCTATAGATACTGGTAGTACTACAT CCAAGACAGGGGAAGGTCTCTGTTCTGCTCTGTCCCCCTCAGCGGTTCAGTGGGAAGCCATGACTTTCttcattgaatgtgtttttggacAACTCTTCAAAATGCCCGAGAAGGAG AAACAGCCTGTTGATGGGAGCATGGAGTTGTTGAGGGCGATTGTGAACTATGAGACGAGAGATCCACTAATTCTCTCATGTCTTCTTACCAACATATCCACTCTCTTTCCCTTTGTGAAACACCAGCCTCACTTTTTGCCTCAAGTACTCTGTAAG atatttccTTCCATCACATTTGAGTTGGAAGAAAGCAAG GTGCCTTGGACTCGAGCTGTTAAGAACGTCAGAAGACATGCGTGTTCCTCCATCGTCAGGATGTGTCGAGATTTTTCTGAGCTTATGCTG CCGTGTTTTGACCTGATGTACGAGCATGTGAAGAGGTTGTTCTCCGATGAGTTGCTGCTGACGCAGATGGAGAAATGTGCCCTCATAGAAGCCTTAATACTTATCAGCAATCAATTTAATGACTACAACAAGCAGAAAGCCTTCCTGGTGGAGCTCATGGCACCTGTTACTGCACAGTGGCTGTCAGGAGAGATGAAAAG GGTGTTATGGGATCCTGCTGCTTTCTTGGCTTATGTTGGAGCGGATCAGGTGAACTGTGAATCGGGCACAGAGGACCAAACTGGTATTAACAGGGCACGG ATCAGTTTTTGTGTGTACACCATAATGGCAGTGGTGAAGCGTGCTCGTTGGCCTGCTGACCCTGAAGCAGCTAAAAGGGGCAACTTCCTGGTGGGGTACACTACTGATGGAGCCCCTATCTACAGAAATCCCTGTGCTGAGACCCTGTGTCCCCTGCTACCTAACCTACTGGCCCTTATCAG GACCCTGAGCAGTTTGTTCTTGCCAGAGAACCTTGCTCGGCTCAGCAACACCTTCACTAACGTTTATGACATAATGGATGTGGAAAAGAATTTTGTTTTAG GAGTTGTTCAGCCAGTGTTAGATGCCTACGATACCCCAGTGTATAGAACTGTTGTTGAACGCATGCAGGGCTTCTTCTCCTCCCTCTACGATAGCTG CTACCAGATCCTTGGGAATGCAGGTTCATGCTTGGAACAAGATTTTTATGCAATAGAGGGTTTGGTGGAACAGATTGTTGGCTCTGCCTTTATACATCTTGACAGCCTTCCAGACCATAGGCTTCGCTCCCTGCTCC GTTTATTTGTGAAGCAGTTGGCTATATCCTGTCCTCACGAGTACTATGACAGCCTTCTCTGTTTGCTGTTGGGCCCTTTGTTTCGTCATCTACTGCAG AGACTAAACTTTCAGTGGCCGCTTGTCAACCAACGGACCAGTAATTTGTG TGGTCAAGTGGAGGATGATACTTATGAAGAGAACCAGGTGACTCGAGAAATGGTGGAGGAACAGATGTTGCGTTTGCTTACACGAGAGGTCATGGACCTTCTGA GTGTGACTTGTATTGCAAGAAGGTTTCCAGACTCCTTTGGGaaaaaagaggaagaagagg GACACGAAGAGATGATGTTAATGGATTCCTCTCATGGTAATCAAATGAATGCTGCTCAGGCATCAGATGAGCTCTCAGAATTGGGCAAGAAACTTCTTCAGTGTGAG gATATTTATATGACTCTCCTGACTATTTCTTTTAATTCCCTGTCCTGGAGAGACACTGTGAACTGCCAAAGAACTGCTAGTATGCTCTGCTGGCCTTTGCTAAGACAG GTCGTTGATGGTAACCTGCTACCAGAAGCTGTGACCTGGCTTTTCACCAGTGTACTGAAAGGACTGCAGATGCACGGGCAGCATGAAGGCTGTAATGCAGCTCTAACTCAACTGTCGTGGCTCATCTACGAGACTCTG AGGCCTCGGTACATTGAGCTACGTTCCGTCATGAATCAGATCCCAGACATCCACATAGATGCACTTGAGCAGTTTGACCAAAAAAACATCCAGCCCACTGGCTCAAAGGCTGcggagaaaaagagaaaggatCACTTTAAGAGACTTATTGCGGGCACTGTGGGG AAACCACTAGGACAGCAGTTCAGGAAATATGTTCACATCCGAAACTTACCATCTCTTTTTAAGAAACCGAAGCCTACgcaagatattttggagaacaCTAATGCTGCAGGACTGATCGGACTATTCAATCCTGAGTGTGACAACTGCTGA